A single window of Chloracidobacterium thermophilum B DNA harbors:
- a CDS encoding anaerobic ribonucleoside-triphosphate reductase translates to MNEPSPVESLSEPPDATTAQVVVRRSDDSVAGFDARRIVESLRRETGLRPELAQRIAQDIEAIIQQSALRRVTSSLLRTLVDAKLIEYGLDAEYRAYSRLGLPLSDIDRLIKQGGSPASLLPLTPEGTGLEIAAAIKREYALLAVFSAPIAEAHLVGDIFIQDLGAIDRPYAIMQSPDVVKRHGFALPNRFAASRPARHPEVLVAHLVKSAAALQGYVNGAVEWDAVNFSLAPYLADLGERELLQVAEALMFELSAPAVGRGGITPTCVIHLDWCAPAYLARRPAIGPGGNLTGKTYQDYTPTARRFLRALFAAYRDGDGQKLPLSGLRLVQHVTPEDDDAEWQALVTEACRAVLERGNVWFVFDHTPEQAFLHRFGLPYATVFADTTTDEWCTAAFQAIAINLPRAAYRASPGKTAEIFEELTRLMDIAAQAHLEKRVFLEKLLARGEDGPLALLTARRGGRPFLRLHRTTHRLCPVGLDDLAQAVTGYRLHESSVARDFGAQVIAHLTAEAIRLTSRHKTHFTLAESHTEGMTERFAHMDARFFPKTIAEGYSPADLDNEGNYVNSAKLSPSVALPPRQRAQWEGQIQRGSLLNATTDVWLGDELPTPEQLAQLVADLRTDGLATGLMVSPEFTLCRSCGHVAVGSHGNCPSCGSSHVETLAKSTNRYSRVSGWSPAAQAERRQRARLTPADL, encoded by the coding sequence ATGAACGAGCCATCGCCTGTCGAGTCGTTGTCCGAACCGCCGGACGCCACGACGGCACAGGTCGTCGTTCGTCGTTCAGACGACAGCGTCGCCGGCTTTGACGCACGGCGCATCGTGGAGTCACTGCGCCGCGAGACCGGACTTCGCCCCGAACTTGCCCAGCGCATTGCTCAAGACATCGAAGCCATCATCCAGCAATCGGCGCTGCGCCGGGTGACTTCCTCGCTGCTCCGCACGCTCGTGGATGCCAAGCTCATCGAATATGGTCTTGATGCCGAATACCGCGCCTATTCCCGCCTGGGGCTGCCGTTGTCCGACATTGACCGTCTCATCAAGCAAGGTGGTTCGCCGGCGTCTCTGCTGCCGCTCACCCCGGAAGGCACGGGGCTTGAAATTGCCGCCGCCATCAAACGCGAATACGCCCTGCTCGCTGTCTTTTCGGCGCCGATTGCCGAGGCACACCTGGTAGGGGACATCTTTATTCAGGATTTGGGGGCGATTGACCGCCCGTACGCCATCATGCAGTCGCCGGATGTCGTCAAACGCCACGGCTTTGCCCTGCCCAACCGCTTTGCGGCTTCCCGTCCGGCCCGGCATCCCGAAGTGCTCGTAGCACACCTGGTGAAGTCGGCGGCGGCGCTTCAGGGCTATGTCAATGGCGCGGTCGAATGGGATGCCGTCAACTTCAGTCTGGCACCCTACCTCGCAGACCTTGGCGAGCGTGAACTGCTCCAGGTGGCGGAAGCCCTGATGTTCGAGCTGTCGGCCCCGGCCGTTGGGCGGGGCGGCATCACCCCGACGTGCGTCATCCACCTTGACTGGTGCGCGCCGGCCTATCTGGCCCGGCGGCCGGCGATTGGTCCGGGCGGCAACCTGACCGGAAAAACCTATCAGGACTACACCCCAACGGCGCGGCGCTTTCTCCGGGCGCTCTTTGCGGCCTACCGGGACGGCGATGGACAGAAGCTTCCCCTTTCCGGGCTGCGTCTGGTTCAGCACGTCACGCCGGAAGACGATGATGCGGAATGGCAGGCCCTGGTGACAGAAGCCTGCCGGGCCGTACTTGAACGGGGCAACGTCTGGTTTGTCTTTGACCACACCCCGGAGCAGGCCTTTCTGCATCGGTTTGGCCTGCCGTACGCAACGGTTTTTGCCGACACGACCACAGATGAATGGTGCACGGCTGCCTTTCAGGCCATAGCGATCAACCTGCCCCGTGCCGCCTACCGCGCCTCCCCCGGCAAAACTGCCGAGATATTTGAGGAACTGACGCGGCTGATGGACATTGCCGCGCAGGCTCACCTGGAAAAGCGGGTGTTTCTGGAAAAACTTCTGGCCCGGGGCGAGGATGGGCCACTGGCCCTGCTGACGGCGCGCCGGGGCGGGCGTCCGTTTCTGCGATTGCACCGCACGACACACCGCCTCTGCCCGGTCGGGCTGGACGATCTGGCGCAGGCCGTCACAGGCTACCGGCTGCACGAGTCTTCCGTCGCACGCGACTTCGGTGCCCAAGTCATCGCCCACCTGACGGCCGAGGCGATTCGCCTCACCTCCCGGCACAAAACCCACTTCACGCTGGCCGAATCCCACACGGAAGGCATGACGGAACGCTTTGCCCACATGGACGCGCGATTTTTTCCCAAAACGATTGCCGAGGGCTATTCGCCGGCGGATTTGGACAACGAAGGGAACTACGTCAACAGCGCGAAGCTGTCACCGTCCGTCGCTCTTCCGCCCCGCCAGCGCGCCCAGTGGGAGGGGCAGATTCAGCGCGGCAGCCTGCTCAACGCCACCACGGATGTCTGGCTTGGCGATGAACTGCCAACGCCGGAGCAGCTTGCCCAACTCGTGGCCGACCTGCGTACCGACGGGCTGGCGACAGGGCTGATGGTGTCACCCGAATTCACCCTGTGCCGGAGTTGCGGTCATGTCGCCGTTGGAAGCCATGGGAACTGTCCGTCGTGCGGCTCAAGCCACGTGGAGACGCTGGCCAAGTCCACCAACCGCTACAGTCGTGTTTCGGGCTGGTCGCCCGCCGCGCAAGCCGAACGACGGCAGCGCGCGCGGCTCACACCTGCCGACCTGTGA
- a CDS encoding anti-sigma factor family protein, whose translation MTTPRKPATDKSAMACDRSSDLVAYLYGEATPAEIASFERHLQTCPVCRAELEGLQTVRTALQSWEMDAVAPRLQLVIRPTVWQAWREFFALLPMWGRLATGAAAIVLVLSLANLRLTVGPQGVSLSTGWLTGPELARTPQPPAAVPTVPDLMPRQTGTSPATDDPAFQQAVTRLVAEALATQPQARDAELEARINALLNARLKQQRAELVRLVNQLNREQRLQLAAWIRESEPRSSPDLLDLVSTFPVAEEGDE comes from the coding sequence ATGACCACACCACGCAAACCCGCGACGGACAAATCCGCAATGGCCTGTGACCGCAGTTCGGACCTGGTGGCGTATCTCTACGGCGAGGCCACGCCCGCCGAAATAGCCAGCTTCGAGCGTCACTTGCAGACCTGTCCTGTCTGCCGGGCTGAACTCGAAGGTTTGCAGACCGTACGCACGGCGCTCCAGAGCTGGGAAATGGATGCCGTAGCGCCCCGGTTACAGCTCGTCATCCGTCCGACGGTGTGGCAGGCGTGGCGGGAGTTTTTCGCCCTGCTCCCGATGTGGGGCAGACTGGCTACCGGGGCGGCAGCCATCGTTCTCGTACTGTCACTGGCCAACCTGCGGCTGACCGTTGGCCCCCAGGGGGTATCGCTGTCCACCGGCTGGTTGACCGGCCCCGAACTGGCCCGGACGCCGCAGCCTCCGGCGGCCGTGCCGACTGTGCCGGACCTGATGCCACGCCAGACAGGAACTTCACCGGCCACAGATGACCCCGCGTTCCAACAGGCCGTGACCCGCCTGGTGGCAGAAGCGTTGGCGACCCAGCCACAGGCGCGCGACGCCGAGCTGGAAGCCCGGATAAACGCCCTGCTCAATGCCCGCCTGAAGCAGCAACGCGCGGAACTTGTGCGACTTGTCAATCAGCTCAATCGTGAGCAGCGTCTGCAACTGGCCGCCTGGATTCGGGAAAGCGAGCCGCGGTCGAGTCCCGACCTGCTCGATCTGGTCAGCACCTTTCCCGTGGCTGAGGAGGGAGATGAATAA